TGAGGAACAGGTTCCTGCTGCTCGTCTTAACACTCCAATCGACTTGAGTCTCCCACCTAACGACCCAGCTGCCGAGAAGGAGTTTGTCCAGGAGGTTATCGATAAGATCACCAAGGCTACCAAGCCATGTATCTTGGTCGATGCTTGTGCCGTCAGACACGATGTCAAGAACTTCGTTGCTGACTTGGTCAATGCTACCAAGTACCCAGTCTACGTTACTCCTATGGGTAAGTCTGCCTTTGATGAGGATAACGAGAGATTCTGCGGTGTCTACGTCGGTGCTCTTTCTAAGCCAGATGTCAAGGAGTCTTTGGAGAACTCCGATTTGATTCTTTCTATCGGTGGTTTGCTTTCCGACTACAACACTGGTGCCTTCACTTACCAGTACCACACCACCAACGTCGTCGAGTTCCACTCTGACTACTGTAAGGTCAAGTCCGCTGTTTACCAGGGTATCCAGATGCAGGCTGCTTTGGCTAAGATCATTAAGGCTTTGTCCAGCGTTAACTTGAACTACGTCCCAACTCCAGTCCCAGCTTCCGTCTCCGAGTACAAGCAGGTCCAGAAGGTTACTTCCGGTAAGATCACCCAGGAGTTCTTGTGGAGAAAGCTTTCTTACTTCCTCAAGGCTGACGATGTTATCGTCTCTGAGACCGGTACCTCTTCCTTCGGTATCTTGCAATGCCACTACCCAGCTGGTGTCACTGCCATCTCCCAGGTCTTGTGGGGTTCTATTGGTTACGCTCTCCCATCTTCCGTCGGTGCCGCTTTCGCTGCCGATGAGATCAGCAAGGACAAGAGAGTTATCTTGTTCACCGGTGAGGGTTCTTTGCAGTTGACTGTCCAGGCTATCTCCGATGCCTTCAGACGCCACTTGCACCCATACTTCTTTGTCTTGAACAACAAGGGTTACACCATTGAGAAGCTTATTCACGGTTTGCACGCTGAATACAACAACATTCAGACCTGGGACCACCAGAAGCTTTGCGGTGTCTTCCATGACAAGGATGACTACGAGAACTACAAGGTCTCCACTGTTCAGGAATTGAACAAGTTGTGGTCTGACCCAGAGTTCAACAAGCCAACCAAGTTAAGATTGATCGAGATCATGTTGGATGAGTTCGATGCTCCAAAGAACTTGATCGGCCAGGCTAAGTTGTCCGAGACCATCAACTCTGGTAACTAAGCTAGATTGGTGTAGAGTTGCAGTCATATTCTGTGTTTAATTTTACGTGTTTTTAACACACATTTATATCACGATTAATTGGAATGATTTTAATTATTAACTTATCTGGTGTATATATGATCGCATATGAATAAAAGTTTTTCTAAGTTAAATTTGTTGTGTGGTGCGGGTGCATTACTCTGTAGATGAGTCTCTTTCTATATTTGTTCTGAAAGCTACCGTACGCTGTTCTATGTAGTTCGATTGAATAATGTTTAAAGTagtcctttttttctagttacttatatatatctaGTGACGTGAGATCGCACGTTTCCCTTAAAACATACCCTCGATCTCCTCATTCTCGCCAATATCCACATTCATGAATCCTGAATAAGTTGGTAATCCTGGAATAGTCATTATCTTACCAGCCAACGCGTACAAGTATCCGGCACCAGCACTAATTTTGATCTCTCTAATTGGGAAAGTGAATCCAGATGGAGCACCCTTCAACTCAGGGTCATGCGAAAGCGAATACTGTGTCTTTGCAATGCAGATTGGCAAGTGAGACAAGCCCTGTTTCTCATATCTTGCAATTTGCTGCTTGGCAAGGTCCGATAGTTCAATATTCTTTGCTCCATATGTCTTCGTAGCAATGTCGTTGAGTCTGTCTTCGATACTTCCATCAAGATCATACAAGAACTTCAAAGGTTTCTTACCAACAGGTGCCTCCTTAGTTGCTCTAATGACGGCCTTAGCTAGATCAATCGCACCTTTTCCTCCCTCAGCAAAGTGGTTTGAAACAGCTGTGGCAAATGCACCTGCCTTCTGTGCCTCCTTTGTAATAGCCTCGATTTCAGCATCCGTATCAGTTCCAAACTTGTTGACGGCAACGACAACAGGCGATCCATATGCCTTTGCATCGGCAATTTCTTTGGCTAAGTTGGAAGCAGCACCCTTGGCAACGAAGTCAACATTTTCGCTGAGATACTCTGGTGGAATTGCACGTCCAGGTTTCACGCCTGGTGCACCACCATGTAGTTTCAAAGCTCTAACGGTGGTAACGATGACAACAACATCAGGTCTCAAGCCCGAGGCCCTGCACTTAATATTGAAGAAACGTTCACCTCCCATGGAGAAATCGAAACCAGCCTCAGTGACGACAAAGCCCTTCTTGCCGGTTTCAGCGGAAGAAGCACCGTCCTTGGTCTTTGGAGAACCAACAAGTTTGAGAGCGAGTTTATCTGCGACAACAGATGAGGCACCGATGGAAATGTTGGCGAATGGACCAGCATGAACAAAGACAGGTGTTCCTTCCAATGTCTGCATCAAGTTAGGATTGATTGCATCCTTCATTATGACAGTCAACGCTCCGGCAACACCAATATCATCAGCAGTAATTGGGGTGCCGTCTCTACTCGAGGCAACAACAAGGCGTGCAATACGCTGTCTCATGTCCTTCAAGCCAGTTGAAAGTGCCAAAATAGCCATCAACTCGGAGGCGACGGTAATGTCGAATCCGGTCTTTCTGACAAAGCCCTTTTCTGAAGGTGACTGTCCAATGGTGATTCCTCTGAGCATACGATCGTTAACATCGACAACACGCTTGACGGTAATGGTGTCCGGATCGATGTTCAACTTGGCAAACCTTGTAATCTCCTCTGGGGTAAGCGTGTCCGGATCGGTCTTTGATATTCCAAGCTTCTCCAATCTTCTAAGCATGGACTGGGTGAAGTACTTAGTtccatctttcttctttggaaTAAGCCTCTTGTAGAACGATTTGTCCGACTGTCTGGACTCGTGGAAGGCGCGAGCATCAACAGCTGCTGCAAGAAGGTTGTTTGCAGCCTCAATGACGAGAATATCGCCGGTCAATTGAAGGTTGAACTCCTCCATAGGAATGACCTGTGCGTATCCTCCACCTGCAGCACCACCTTTCACACCAAATGTTGGTCCCATTGAAGGCTGACGAACATTGGCAACTGCTGGAACACCCAGGTGTGCACCCAAAGCCTGCACCAAACCCATAGTCGTGGTAGATTTACCCTCGCCAAAAGGTGTAGGAGTAACACCGGCAACAAGAACATAGTAGCCGTTGTCTCTACGATTCTTCAACCGGTCGTATGCCTTCAAATTCACCTTTGCCTTGTGATCACCGAACGACTCGAGTTCTCCAGGCAAAATGCCCAACTCCTTGGCAATAGTACCAATTGGTTTAGGCTGCTGGGATCTGGAAATCTCGATATCCGACGGAATAGGGTTCTTTGGGTGGATTTTAAGAGGCTTGCACGTGGCAGGCTTCAAGTATGCCGAATATTGCTGACGGGCGGCTTCGAAAGCGTTGGAAATCAACATGGCAACAGTCATAGGACCAACACCACCTGGCACAGGTGTAATCCAAGAAGCCTTTTCCTTGGCCTTGTCGAACTCAACATCACCAACGGCTCTGTGTCCGGTCTTCTTCGTAGCATCTGGAACGTAGTTCATACCAACGTCGATGACAATTGCACCTTCCTTAATCCAGGAACCCTTGACgaactccttctttccCATGGCAACAATCAAAATGTCGGCCTTGGACACGATTTCTGGAATGTTCTTTGTATGGCTATGGCAAACGGTGACAGTGCAGTCGGCCTTTCTCAACATGGCGGCAACAGGCGAGCCAACAATATCGGATCTGCCGACAACAACTGCATTTTTACCAGCGAGCGAAACTCCagtttctttcaaaagctTCATGCAACCGTTAGGCGTACATGGATAGAAATGAGGGCTTCCATGTCTTTTGGCAAGCTCTCCCACATTGTACCTGTCAAAACCATCAACATCTTTGCTTGGCAACACACTGTTGGTCACCTTAGTCTCGTCAATGTGCTTTGGTAGTGGAAGCTGGATCAAGATACCATTGACATCGATGTTATCGTTCAACTTGGCAATGATGTTTAGCAGAGTGGTTTCATCCACATCCTCTGGGAGATTGATCACATTACAGCTCACACCAGCCTTTGTGCTgactttttgttttctgtGGACATATGCAGATGAATCAGGTCTGCTTCCAACTTGAATAATTGTCAATGAAGGCTTGAATTCTGGGAATTTCTCCTGATACTTTAGAACGTTTGCACGAACCTCCTCTCTGACTTTCTGTGCAACCTTCTTACCAGATAGGATCTTTGCCTCTAATGCTGTAGCACTCGAGGAAAAGGATCTCATCAAAGCTGAAGTTTTTCTGACTCCGGCCACCTGACGGAGCACCCGGGTGGTCAATAAAGTTCTAGAAGAAGCAATTCTAAACATTGTACGATCTAAAGTGCTGTTAGCTAATAGCTCTCAGCCAATGTATAATGTGCTGATCCAATCAACATCCACCAAGAAGGGTTGGTTTCTCGATTGAAATGTCGGCATGGTTCAATTTGACTGCTTTTAAAtcttgatcttcttttttttttcaaaaaaattttttcagtCATCGTGGGATTGCCAAATTCGGACTCCTCCTGAATTTTGACTCCTCGTTATCTTACACCGGTTCATCGTCCCGTCAGCTACCTAAGATGCTCGATTCTGACTCTGCCATTCACATGTAGATCTAATTAACAGAGGCAATTTAGACAGGCGTAAGTTTCGAGATCACAAAcgtattttttaaaatacAAATCGAAGGTTGCAAAATATTCATGTTTTCCCCTGAGCATAACGCTTTAAAGTTTCATGCATTCCGTGTTCAGCAAAATTgggatttttttttttctttaaaatcCTTAAGCcataaaataatatactacaaaaaaatcaacCGTACTTCTTGCACCATTTGATATGTATGTTTCTTCCACATTATCCTAATGCGCAGTATCCCTTTGTATACCACCAATAATGAAGGCTGGCCCCAGATTAAGGTCATCATCAGTACTGCAATGGATTTGTCATAGAATATCATGCAAGCTATTTTTTCACACCCGTTCTCGGCCTATTTTTACTTTAGCGAAGTgtgtagaaaaaaaaacatataAACCAATCAATCGAACCGGAAGtactgaaaaatttaaggGGAGGGATCAAGCCACAAATCTGACGGAGTTCTTCACGGCCTCTTTACCTCCGAATATCCTGGAGTGGAACAAGATTTCGGCAAAAAAATGCCAAACATTATGCTGAACATTATTCTTTCATGGACAAACAACATCCATCGTAAATTTCGGAGCCCACTACACTACCGTTAGCAGTTAGATTCATACGTTAAACTATGTACAAAGAGAAACGACCGCGTGAATATggttaaaataaataatgcaCAAAGAGCACGCATCAGGaatgatggaaaatattcagGCACGTGCCTCCTTACCTCTTGGCCTGTCTCTAACCTTATTCTTATTAACATGCTTGCCAGTTCTGGTCTTAAAGCCACCCTTGGCAAGCACACCCCATGGGGACATCGAGAGCTTGTTTGACTTCGATTTACCTCTACCACCACCCATAGGATGGTCACATTTGTTCATCGCGACACCCCTGACTGTAGGTCTAATACCCTTATGCCTGGATCTACCGGCTTTACCGAGAGATTCATTGTGATGTGCCGCATTGGAAACAACACCCAATGTAGCACAAGCTCCCAGGGACACATACCTCTGTTCTCCGCTCTGAAGTTGAATCACTGCCTTGTTCTTTTCCGGCAACTTGGACACCACACGACCGTACGAACCTGCTGCACGACAATATTTGGCTGGACCATTTTCATGCTCTCCAATACTATGGATAATGGTTCCCACAGGGAGCATACTGATCGGCATACAATTCCCCTTCCTTGTAATACGCACAGAGAGAATTGCAGGATCAATCTTTCCACCCATCTCCCTGATCAAACGTTTCGGAATTCCTGATCTGAACgattcaacttcatctCCTGCACGCAATCCTTCACATGCAATGATGTAACTCAATGTTCCCGAGGCCTCATGCTTTATAAGTGCTATATGTGCAGTTCTGTTCGGGTCATACTCGATTCTCACCACTTTCTGGCGTCCTGGCATAATTCTTTCATAATCAATGAGTctaattcttcttttgtgaCCACCTCCACGATGCCGAACTGTGATTCTACCAGTTCTATTTCTTCCCGCAGAGTCAACCTTTCGCATAGTAAGGGGCTTATATGGCTTGCCTTTCCAAAGATACGGATATATTGGCTTTCTCCACCATCTTATACCTGGCGATGTCGGTTTCACTCTTTTCATGGCCACCTTCTCTTTGGAAAGTTCTAGCTGTCTTCTTGTCAACTCATCTTGCTTTTCCAACTCAGTAACATCtgcttctcttcttcctaAGGAATCATTGgcatttctcttctctgTGGCTCCCACTGTTGAAGCAAATCTTTGTTGTGCAAATGCACTCAGAAAATTGTATGATCTCACATGGGATGCAACCAATGATGATTGCTGTTGTGTTGATGGTAAAATCCCTTTAATGGACCGTCCTATCGTCCACCGAAACATCATACCAATTTATTAACTGAACGTTTTATAAAATGCGTTTGTGAGGTCTAT
This region of Brettanomyces bruxellensis chromosome 4, complete sequence genomic DNA includes:
- the MIS1_1 gene encoding mitochondrial C1- tetrahydrofolate synthase precursor, coding for MFRIASSRTLLTTRVLRQVAGVRKTSALMRSFSSSATALEAKILSGKKVAQKVREEVRANVLKYQEKFPEFKPSLTIIQVGSRPDSSAYVHRKQKVSTKAGVSCNVINLPEDVDETTLLNIIAKLNDNIDVNGILIQLPLPKHIDETKVTNSVLPSKDVDGFDRYNVGELAKRHGSPHFYPCTPNGCMKLLKETGVSLAGKNAVVVGRSDIVGSPVAAMLRKADCTVTVCHSHTKNIPEIVSKADILIVAMGKKEFVKGSWIKEGAIVIDVGMNYVPDATKKTGHRAVGDVEFDKAKEKASWITPVPGGVGPMTVAMLISNAFEAARQQYSAYLKPATCKPLKIHPKNPIPSDIEISRSQQPKPIGTIAKELGILPGELESFGDHKAKVNLKAYDRLKNRRDNGYYVLVAGVTPTPFGEGKSTTTMGLVQALGAHLGVPAVANVRQPSMGPTFGVKGGAAGGGYAQVIPMEEFNLQLTGDILVIEAANNLLAAAVDARAFHESRQSDKSFYKRLIPKKKDGTKYFTQSMLRRLEKLGISKTDPDTLTPEEITRFAKLNIDPDTITVKRVVDVNDRMLRGITIGQSPSEKGFVRKTGFDITVASELMAILALSTGLKDMRQRIARLVVASSRDGTPITADDIGVAGALTVIMKDAINPNLMQTLEGTPVFVHAGPFANISIGASSVVADKLALKLVGSPKTKDGASSAETGKKGFVVTEAGFDFSMGGERFFNIKCRASGLRPDVVVIVTTVRALKLHGGAPGVKPGRAIPPEYLSENVDFVAKGAASNLAKEIADAKAYGSPVVVAVNKFGTDTDAEIEAITKEAQKAGAFATAVSNHFAEGGKGAIDLAKAVIRATKEAPVGKKPLKFLYDLDGSIEDRLNDIATKTYGAKNIELSDLAKQQIARYEKQGLSHLPICIAKTQYSLSHDPELKGAPSGFTFPIREIKISAGAGYLYALAGKIMTIPGLPTYSGFMNVDIGENEEIEGMF
- the RML2 gene encoding mitochondrial 54S ribosomal protein rml2 (BUSCO:EOG09262X31), producing the protein MMFRWTIGRSIKGILPSTQQQSSLVASHVRSYNFLSAFAQQRFASTVGATEKRNANDSLGRREADVTELEKQDELTRRQLELSKEKVAMKRVKPTSPGIRWWRKPIYPYLWKGKPYKPLTMRKVDSAGRNRTGRITVRHRGGGHKRRIRLIDYERIMPGRQKVVRIEYDPNRTAHIALIKHEASGTLSYIIACEGLRAGDEVESFRSGIPKRLIREMGGKIDPAILSVRITRKGNCMPISMLPVGTIIHSIGEHENGPAKYCRAAGSYGRVVSKLPEKNKAVIQLQSGEQRYVSLGACATLGVVSNAAHHNESLGKAGRSRHKGIRPTVRGVAMNKCDHPMGGGRGKSKSNKLSMSPWGVLAKGGFKTRTGKHVNKNKVRDRPRGKEARA